A genome region from Geminicoccus roseus DSM 18922 includes the following:
- the deoA gene encoding thymidine phosphorylase yields the protein MLAQEIIRTKRDGGQLSEAAIRAFVQGLCDGSWSEGQVAALAMAILLRGMEPAETVALTRAMAASGERLDWDGLPGPVVDKHSTGGIGDKVSLILAPLLAACGCFVPMLSGRGLGHTGGTLDKLDSIEGYRTSVPPEQFRHAVRAAGCAIVGQTEDLAPADRRLYAIRDVTATVESVPLITASILSKKLAAGPHGLVMDVKYGSGAFLPDQADARALALSLVEVATGAGLPCRALLTDMSMCLGTAAGNAVEVREAIDVLTGQVATGRLLDLTLGLAAELLDLAGIDDGRQRAETMLSNGQAAERFARMVTLLGGPPDLLERPDLRLPSAPVQRPAFSACEGFVAGIDARGLGIAIIELGGGRRRPQDRVDHAVGLTGVLEVGSPVGRNTPLAMIHARDDEGATAAEAALRQAFRIERGRPSPRPLIAERLGARTKFS from the coding sequence ATGCTCGCCCAGGAGATCATCCGCACCAAGCGCGACGGGGGGCAGCTTTCGGAGGCCGCCATCCGGGCCTTCGTCCAAGGCCTTTGCGACGGCAGCTGGAGCGAAGGGCAGGTGGCGGCCCTGGCCATGGCGATCCTGCTGCGCGGCATGGAGCCCGCCGAAACGGTCGCCCTGACCAGGGCAATGGCCGCAAGCGGCGAGCGCCTTGACTGGGACGGCCTGCCGGGACCGGTGGTCGACAAGCATTCCACCGGCGGCATCGGCGACAAGGTCAGCCTGATCCTCGCACCGCTCCTTGCGGCGTGCGGTTGCTTTGTCCCGATGCTGTCCGGGCGCGGCCTGGGCCATACCGGCGGCACCCTCGACAAGCTGGATTCGATCGAGGGCTACCGGACAAGCGTTCCGCCCGAGCAGTTCCGGCATGCCGTCCGGGCCGCCGGATGCGCCATCGTCGGCCAGACCGAGGACCTCGCTCCGGCCGACCGGCGCCTCTACGCGATCCGCGACGTCACCGCGACCGTCGAGAGCGTGCCGCTGATCACCGCCTCGATCCTGTCCAAGAAGCTGGCGGCCGGACCGCATGGCCTCGTCATGGACGTGAAGTACGGCTCCGGCGCCTTCCTGCCCGACCAGGCGGACGCCAGGGCCCTCGCGCTTTCGCTGGTCGAGGTGGCGACCGGGGCAGGGCTGCCTTGCCGGGCGCTGCTCACCGACATGAGCATGTGCCTGGGCACGGCCGCCGGCAACGCGGTCGAGGTGCGGGAGGCGATCGACGTCCTGACCGGGCAGGTCGCTACCGGACGGCTGCTCGACCTCACCCTTGGGCTTGCGGCCGAACTGCTCGATCTCGCCGGCATCGACGATGGCCGCCAGCGCGCCGAAACGATGCTGTCCAACGGCCAGGCCGCCGAGCGCTTCGCCCGGATGGTGACGCTGCTGGGGGGACCGCCCGATCTCCTGGAGCGACCCGACCTGCGCCTGCCTTCGGCCCCGGTCCAGCGGCCCGCCTTTTCCGCCTGCGAGGGCTTTGTCGCCGGGATCGATGCCCGGGGGCTGGGCATCGCCATCATCGAGCTTGGTGGCGGCCGCCGCCGCCCGCAGGACCGGGTCGACCATGCGGTGGGCCTGACCGGCGTGCTGGAGGTCGGCAGCCCCGTCGGCCGAAACACGCCCCTGGCGATGATCCATGCCCGCGACGACGAAGGTGCCACCGCCGCCGAAGCGGCCCTGCGCCAGGCCTTCCGGATCGAGCGTGGGCGTCCGTCGCCGCGTCCGCTCATCGCCGAGCGCCTGGGGGCGAGGACAAAATTCTCTTAA
- a CDS encoding phosphate/phosphite/phosphonate ABC transporter substrate-binding protein, protein MQASLPMYDLPELADATAAWWDGIARHAGMAAPLVQPDDLLEHWRSPDLLFTQTCGYPLTHALEGQVRYLATPCYAAEGCAGPFYRSAVLVRAESGIQDFAEAQGACLAINGHDSQSGCNVLRVMAAEASDVRPFFGEIRRTGSHVSSVAAVQDGSADLAAVDCVTLGLLRSVRPGATRGLRVLAWSPKAPGLPYVTRKDLPDAEHRALLRGLRTAASDPRLAAARRRLLIHGIAVLDVSAYAVIPGMRRRAEALGLIELDPPA, encoded by the coding sequence ATGCAGGCCTCCCTCCCGATGTACGACCTGCCGGAGCTGGCCGACGCCACGGCTGCCTGGTGGGACGGGATCGCGCGCCATGCCGGCATGGCGGCACCGTTGGTGCAGCCGGACGACCTCCTGGAGCACTGGCGCTCGCCGGACCTGCTGTTCACGCAGACCTGCGGCTATCCGCTCACCCATGCCCTGGAAGGCCAGGTCCGCTATCTGGCCACCCCCTGTTATGCCGCGGAAGGCTGCGCCGGCCCCTTCTACCGCTCCGCCGTCCTGGTCCGCGCGGAGAGCGGGATCCAGGACTTCGCCGAAGCACAGGGCGCCTGCCTTGCCATCAATGGCCATGACAGCCAGTCCGGCTGCAACGTGCTCCGGGTGATGGCCGCCGAGGCGAGCGACGTCCGTCCGTTCTTCGGCGAGATCCGCCGGACCGGGTCGCATGTCTCAAGCGTGGCTGCCGTTCAGGACGGCAGCGCCGATCTGGCCGCCGTCGACTGCGTAACGCTGGGATTGCTGCGTTCGGTGCGGCCCGGGGCGACCAGAGGACTTCGGGTACTGGCCTGGTCGCCCAAGGCGCCGGGCCTGCCCTATGTCACCCGCAAGGACCTCCCGGACGCGGAGCATCGGGCTCTGCTGCGTGGCCTGCGCACCGCGGCGAGCGACCCGAGGCTGGCAGCCGCGCGGCGCCGGCTGCTGATCCACGGCATCGCGGTGCTGGACGTCTCCGCCTATGCGGTCATCCCCGGCATGCGCCGCCGCGCCGAGGCCCTGGGCCTGATCGAGCTCGACCCGCCAGCCTGA
- a CDS encoding 5'-methylthioadenosine/adenosylhomocysteine nucleosidase has protein sequence MTIGLICAIPQELAHLRDVLEARDVVEVAGLRFDHGQLDGHDVILVGAGIGKVNAALTATLLCDRFACRLIVFTGVAGGLDPELHIGDVVIADHTVQHDAGVIEDGKVQTYQAGHVPFFNPTDQLGYPVDPDLLARVKAALADVELGVVTASGSSRPARITYGTILSGDQYLHCEATRERLFQALGGRAIEMEGGALGQVCQAFGVPYLDIRALSDLAGTDSRFDFARFVDEVAASSARILRRLLPSL, from the coding sequence GTGACGATCGGACTGATCTGCGCGATCCCCCAGGAACTGGCCCATCTGCGTGATGTGCTGGAAGCCCGCGACGTCGTCGAGGTAGCCGGCCTGCGCTTCGACCACGGCCAGCTGGACGGCCACGACGTCATCCTGGTGGGTGCAGGGATCGGCAAGGTCAATGCCGCGCTCACGGCTACCCTCCTCTGCGACCGGTTCGCCTGCCGCCTGATCGTGTTCACCGGCGTGGCAGGCGGCCTCGATCCCGAATTGCATATCGGGGATGTGGTGATTGCCGACCATACCGTCCAGCATGACGCCGGGGTGATCGAGGACGGCAAGGTGCAGACCTACCAGGCCGGCCACGTGCCGTTCTTCAACCCCACCGACCAGCTGGGCTATCCGGTCGATCCCGACCTGCTGGCCCGGGTGAAGGCGGCGCTTGCGGACGTCGAGCTCGGGGTGGTCACGGCGTCGGGCAGCAGCCGGCCCGCCAGGATCACCTACGGCACCATCCTGTCCGGAGACCAGTACCTCCATTGCGAGGCGACCCGGGAGCGGCTGTTCCAGGCACTGGGCGGGCGGGCGATCGAGATGGAAGGCGGCGCGCTGGGGCAGGTCTGCCAGGCCTTCGGCGTGCCCTATCTCGACATCCGCGCCTTGTCCGATCTCGCCGGCACCGATTCGCGGTTCGACTTCGCCCGCTTCGTCGACGAGGTCGCCGCCAGTTCGGCCAGGATCCTGCGCCGGCTGCTGCCCAGCCTGTGA
- a CDS encoding VOC family protein — translation MRAGHLDGIDHLIVGARDLEAARAAYARLGFNLTPRGRHVGWGTANYCIMFENDYLELLGIVDPAAFTNGLDRMLEEREGLLGIVFRSTDPAGTARAWKDAGLRPEGPKELGRLLEHGGPGGQMLRFSNVYPARDEAAGLSFFACHHLTPELLRKEAWLAHPNGARAIRSVTFLVPEAGSVVQVLAKLFGTASVTWTDEVAAVHVGGATLLVARAQDVGMLHPELALLDEPEAPVAVAMTLTVADPARTRAFLDLHKVPYKTDPVGGIAVSAGHACGVHLEFVPG, via the coding sequence GTGCGTGCAGGGCATCTGGACGGGATCGACCACCTGATCGTGGGTGCGCGCGACCTGGAGGCAGCCCGCGCAGCCTACGCGCGGCTCGGCTTCAACCTGACGCCGCGCGGCCGCCATGTCGGCTGGGGCACCGCCAACTACTGCATCATGTTCGAGAACGACTATCTCGAACTGCTGGGAATCGTGGATCCGGCCGCGTTCACGAACGGGCTGGACCGGATGCTCGAGGAGCGCGAGGGCCTGCTCGGCATCGTGTTCCGTTCCACGGATCCCGCGGGCACCGCCCGGGCCTGGAAGGATGCCGGACTGCGCCCCGAAGGGCCGAAGGAACTGGGGCGCCTCCTGGAACACGGTGGCCCGGGTGGGCAAATGCTGCGCTTCTCCAATGTCTATCCGGCCCGGGACGAAGCCGCGGGCCTGTCCTTCTTCGCCTGCCACCACCTCACGCCGGAACTCCTGCGGAAGGAGGCCTGGCTGGCGCACCCGAATGGCGCCCGCGCCATCCGATCGGTGACCTTCCTGGTCCCCGAGGCCGGCTCGGTGGTCCAGGTCCTGGCGAAGCTGTTCGGGACGGCGTCGGTCACCTGGACCGACGAGGTCGCGGCGGTCCATGTCGGCGGAGCGACGCTTTTGGTCGCACGCGCTCAGGATGTCGGCATGCTCCACCCGGAACTGGCGCTGCTGGACGAGCCCGAGGCTCCGGTCGCCGTGGCGATGACCCTGACGGTGGCTGATCCGGCCCGCACCAGGGCCTTCCTGGATCTGCACAAGGTGCCCTACAAGACGGATCCGGTCGGCGGCATCGCAGTCTCGGCAGGGCATGCCTGTGGGGTCCACCTGGAGTTCGTTCCAGGGTGA
- the ispH gene encoding 4-hydroxy-3-methylbut-2-enyl diphosphate reductase — protein MTSSKQKLTIVLASPRGFCAGVDRAIQIVKQAIAENGPPVYVRHEIVHNRYVVEELESMGAVFVEELDQVPDDGIVVFSAHGVPKSVPGEAKRRRLLFADATCPLVSKVHREVERHHKAGLTVILIGHAGHPEVIGTMGQVPEGSVLLVETVEDVANLVVPDQARLAFSTQTTLSVLDTAGVVAALKERFPAIEGPRNEDICYATTNRQQAVAAIAPGSDVTLIVGATNSSNSMRLVEVAKREGCPRAELIRTVADVDWPGLGEVRRLALSAGASAPEILVEQVISAARERFDVTVEEVKLVDENVTFRVPPLPKRRPPQAA, from the coding sequence ATGACCTCGTCGAAACAGAAGCTCACGATCGTCCTCGCCAGCCCGCGCGGCTTTTGCGCAGGCGTTGATCGCGCGATCCAGATCGTGAAGCAGGCGATCGCCGAGAACGGGCCGCCCGTCTATGTCCGCCACGAAATCGTCCACAACCGCTACGTGGTCGAGGAACTGGAATCGATGGGGGCGGTGTTTGTGGAGGAACTGGACCAGGTGCCCGATGACGGCATCGTGGTGTTCTCCGCGCACGGGGTGCCGAAGTCGGTTCCTGGCGAGGCAAAGCGCCGCCGCCTCCTGTTCGCGGATGCCACCTGTCCCCTGGTGAGCAAGGTCCATCGCGAGGTCGAGCGCCATCACAAGGCCGGCCTGACCGTGATCCTGATCGGGCATGCCGGGCATCCGGAAGTGATCGGCACCATGGGGCAGGTCCCCGAAGGGTCCGTCCTGCTGGTCGAGACGGTGGAGGACGTGGCGAACCTGGTGGTTCCGGATCAGGCGCGGCTGGCCTTCTCGACCCAGACGACGCTCTCGGTCCTCGATACGGCCGGAGTCGTCGCCGCGCTGAAGGAGCGCTTCCCGGCGATCGAGGGGCCGCGCAACGAGGACATCTGCTATGCCACGACCAACCGCCAGCAGGCGGTGGCGGCGATCGCTCCTGGCTCCGACGTGACCCTGATCGTCGGCGCGACCAACAGCTCGAACTCGATGCGCCTGGTGGAGGTCGCCAAGCGGGAGGGCTGCCCGCGGGCGGAACTGATCCGGACGGTGGCCGATGTCGACTGGCCGGGGCTGGGCGAGGTTCGGCGCCTGGCGCTGAGCGCCGGGGCATCGGCGCCGGAAATCCTGGTCGAGCAGGTGATCAGCGCGGCACGCGAGCGGTTCGACGTGACCGTCGAAGAGGTGAAGCTGGTCGACGAGAACGTCACTTTCCGTGTACCGCCATTGCCGAAGCGACGTCCTCCCCAGGCCGCCTGA
- a CDS encoding homoserine kinase, producing the protein MAVYTPVDRATLETFLADYPLGRLIDHRGIQAGVENSNFFVDTEQGRFVLTIYERRVDPADLPFFLGLMEHLAERGIHCPLPIHGVDGKVRRDLLGKPAAIVTFLDGTCTEEITPAHCHALGAALGQLHREGRDFPIHRANALSVEGWRRLLDLCEPDADRVHSGLALELERDFQDIVGAWPADLPSGVIHADLFPDNIFFRDTEVTGIIDFYFGCNDLLAYDLAVCLVAWCFDRDHVFVAERAEALVAGYVGERRLEPGEIQALPRLCRGASLRFLLTRLYDWLNQVDGALVQPKDPMEYLTKLRFFRDITDPAACGVR; encoded by the coding sequence ATGGCGGTCTATACGCCGGTCGATCGAGCTACCCTCGAGACCTTTCTTGCGGACTATCCGCTCGGCCGCCTGATCGACCATCGCGGCATCCAGGCCGGGGTCGAGAACAGCAATTTCTTCGTCGACACCGAGCAGGGCCGCTTCGTCCTCACCATCTACGAGCGCCGGGTCGATCCGGCGGACCTGCCCTTCTTTCTGGGCCTGATGGAGCATCTGGCCGAGCGGGGGATCCATTGCCCGCTCCCGATCCACGGGGTGGACGGCAAGGTCCGCCGCGATCTCCTGGGCAAGCCCGCGGCGATCGTCACCTTCCTGGACGGCACCTGCACCGAGGAGATCACGCCGGCCCATTGTCATGCCCTGGGTGCGGCCCTGGGCCAGCTTCATCGCGAAGGCCGGGATTTCCCGATCCACCGGGCAAACGCGCTGTCGGTCGAGGGCTGGCGTCGTCTGCTCGACCTTTGCGAGCCGGATGCCGACCGGGTGCATTCCGGCCTGGCCCTGGAACTCGAGCGGGACTTCCAGGACATCGTGGGAGCCTGGCCTGCCGACCTGCCGAGCGGCGTGATCCACGCCGACCTGTTCCCGGACAACATCTTCTTCCGGGACACCGAGGTGACCGGGATCATCGACTTCTATTTCGGCTGCAACGACCTGCTGGCCTACGATCTGGCGGTCTGCCTGGTCGCCTGGTGCTTTGACAGGGACCATGTCTTCGTGGCGGAGCGGGCCGAAGCCCTGGTCGCCGGCTATGTCGGCGAGCGCCGTCTGGAGCCGGGCGAGATCCAGGCCCTGCCACGCCTTTGCCGCGGCGCCTCCCTGCGCTTCCTGCTCACCCGCCTCTACGACTGGCTGAACCAGGTGGATGGCGCGCTGGTCCAGCCCAAGGATCCGATGGAATACCTGACCAAGCTCCGCTTCTTCCGTGACATTACCGACCCGGCGGCCTGCGGTGTCCGCTGA
- the rnhA gene encoding ribonuclease HI, with protein sequence MSAESPATGVVVIHTDGGCSGNPGPGGWGAVLNWNGTERELSGGEDLTTNNRMELMAAIEALEALKRPMKVALYTDSVYVRDGITRWIHGWKRNGWKTAAKGAVKNEDLWRRLDAACQRHDVSWHWLKGHAGHPENERCDQLAGAEIKKRKQALAGAGKG encoded by the coding sequence GTGTCCGCTGAATCGCCCGCCACGGGAGTGGTCGTCATCCACACCGATGGTGGCTGCAGCGGCAATCCCGGGCCAGGCGGCTGGGGTGCGGTGCTGAACTGGAACGGCACCGAGCGTGAGCTTTCCGGTGGGGAGGACCTCACCACCAACAACCGCATGGAACTGATGGCGGCGATCGAAGCGCTCGAGGCGCTCAAGCGCCCCATGAAGGTCGCCCTCTACACCGACAGCGTCTATGTGCGCGACGGCATTACCCGCTGGATCCATGGCTGGAAGCGCAACGGCTGGAAGACCGCCGCTAAGGGAGCCGTGAAAAACGAGGACCTCTGGCGCCGCCTGGACGCCGCCTGTCAGCGGCACGACGTTTCCTGGCACTGGCTGAAGGGCCATGCGGGGCATCCGGAGAACGAGCGCTGCGATCAGTTGGCTGGCGCGGAGATCAAGAAGCGCAAGCAGGCGCTGGCGGGGGCCGGAAAGGGCTGA
- a CDS encoding primary-amine oxidase — MALRVEEAILANPVVRPEHPLDPLSADEIRRAASVIRDHFGFGENLRVETIDIQEPPKQVVRDYVQGEPFERIARFNAYERGVMGVWVGRVDLNKGEVISKEFRENARAMVAVEEILDIERKVKDYPDFRAALKKRGLLDEVEYMAVDPWTVGSFGIDKEAGRRVMNCFIWMRTFPLDNYYAHPVEGLHVLVDLATAEIIEVTDHFAESGDYIPVPRTPLNYDSDIIKEYRKPSSRLDVVQPDGPGFLVEGNKVTWENWDFRVGFNGREGLTLHTVAYSHAGKRRPIMYRGSIAEMVVPYGTPERSHYRKNVFDNGELGFGRMANSLELGCDCLGYIHYFDAVVPTLFGEPRTIKNAICLHEEDAGLSWKHYDLRTERTEVRRARKLVISSISTIGNYEYASYWYLHQDGRIEYEMKATGIINTAACHPGQPGKWGTEVAPGVVGHIHQHVFCARLDMEVDGPNNTVVECDTLVDPVGSADNPYGNAFYVQQTPLTSELEGRRQVDFSRMRYWKVVNPEAKNWLGQSTAFKLEPMSAVQPFTHPDSPSGRRGRFIQNHLWVTAFHPEERYPAGEFVNQSTGDDSVEVWTEQNRPIENADIVLWHSFGLHHLPRPEDHPVQPCVVCGFKLMPSGFFDQNPVIDLPPEKNAASKLHGSRCCHS; from the coding sequence ATGGCGTTGCGCGTCGAAGAGGCGATTCTGGCCAATCCCGTGGTTCGCCCGGAGCATCCGCTGGATCCATTGAGCGCCGACGAGATCCGCAGGGCCGCGTCGGTCATCCGTGACCATTTCGGGTTCGGCGAGAACCTGCGGGTGGAGACGATCGATATCCAGGAGCCGCCCAAGCAGGTCGTGCGCGACTATGTCCAGGGCGAGCCGTTCGAGCGGATCGCCCGCTTCAACGCCTATGAGCGGGGTGTCATGGGCGTTTGGGTCGGCCGGGTCGACCTGAACAAGGGCGAGGTGATCTCCAAGGAGTTCCGCGAGAACGCCCGCGCCATGGTCGCTGTCGAGGAAATCCTCGACATCGAGCGCAAGGTGAAGGATTACCCGGACTTCCGCGCGGCGCTGAAAAAGCGCGGCCTGCTCGACGAGGTCGAGTACATGGCGGTCGATCCTTGGACGGTCGGCAGCTTCGGCATCGACAAGGAAGCCGGCCGCCGGGTGATGAACTGCTTCATCTGGATGCGCACCTTCCCGCTCGACAACTACTACGCGCATCCGGTGGAAGGCCTGCATGTGCTGGTCGATCTCGCCACCGCCGAGATCATCGAGGTCACCGACCATTTCGCCGAGAGTGGTGACTACATCCCGGTGCCGCGCACGCCGCTGAACTACGACTCCGACATCATCAAGGAGTACCGCAAGCCGTCTTCCCGCCTGGACGTGGTCCAGCCGGACGGGCCGGGCTTCCTGGTCGAGGGCAACAAGGTCACCTGGGAGAACTGGGACTTCCGCGTCGGCTTCAACGGTCGCGAGGGCCTGACCCTGCACACGGTCGCCTACAGCCATGCCGGCAAGCGGCGCCCGATCATGTACCGTGGGTCGATCGCCGAGATGGTGGTGCCCTACGGCACGCCCGAGCGTTCGCACTACCGCAAGAACGTGTTCGACAACGGCGAACTCGGCTTTGGCCGCATGGCCAACTCGCTGGAACTCGGCTGCGACTGCCTGGGCTACATCCACTACTTCGACGCCGTGGTGCCCACCCTGTTCGGCGAGCCGCGCACGATCAAGAACGCGATCTGCCTGCATGAGGAAGACGCCGGGCTGTCCTGGAAGCACTACGACCTGCGCACCGAGCGCACCGAAGTGCGGCGGGCCCGCAAGCTGGTGATCTCGTCGATCTCCACGATCGGCAACTACGAGTACGCGTCCTACTGGTATCTGCACCAGGACGGCCGCATCGAGTACGAGATGAAGGCCACCGGCATCATCAACACCGCGGCCTGCCACCCGGGTCAGCCCGGCAAGTGGGGTACCGAGGTGGCGCCGGGCGTGGTCGGGCACATCCACCAGCATGTGTTCTGCGCGCGTCTGGACATGGAGGTCGATGGCCCGAACAACACCGTGGTCGAATGCGACACGCTGGTCGACCCGGTCGGCAGCGCAGACAACCCGTACGGCAACGCCTTCTACGTCCAGCAGACCCCGTTGACGTCGGAACTGGAGGGGCGCCGCCAGGTCGATTTTTCCCGGATGCGCTACTGGAAGGTGGTGAACCCGGAGGCGAAGAACTGGCTCGGCCAGTCGACCGCCTTCAAGCTGGAGCCGATGTCGGCGGTGCAGCCATTCACCCATCCCGACAGCCCCTCCGGCAGGCGGGGCCGCTTCATCCAGAATCACCTCTGGGTGACGGCGTTCCATCCCGAGGAACGCTATCCGGCCGGCGAGTTCGTCAATCAGTCCACCGGCGACGACAGCGTCGAGGTCTGGACCGAGCAGAACCGGCCCATCGAGAACGCCGACATCGTCCTGTGGCACAGCTTCGGCCTGCACCACCTGCCGCGCCCTGAGGACCATCCCGTCCAGCCCTGCGTGGTCTGCGGCTTCAAGCTGATGCCGTCCGGGTTCTTCGATCAGAACCCGGTGATCGACCTGCCGCCGGAGAAGAACGCAGCCAGCAAGCTGCACGGCAGCAGATGCTGCCACTCGTGA
- a CDS encoding primary-amine oxidase, whose amino-acid sequence MALRLEETLATAAMALPDHPLDPLSAAEISAASALVRAHFEQDPSLLFETIDLEEPAKEVVRSHVAGAPLPRVARFNAYRKGETGVFKGLVDLVAGVVSKVEFLPGVRPMISPEEFMMIEEAAKADPRFIAALERRGLGDKLDLICVDPWSAGNFGVPGEEGKRLAHTFVWMRMFPLDNYYAHPVEGINVVVDVDKMVVLRVDDYFADAEPIPVPETPVNYDSAIVTSYQPAGKPLDVVQPDGPSFVVEGNKVSWLGWDLRVGFNGREGLVLHQIGHSRDGRRRPIVYRASIAEMVVPYGSNERAHHRKNVFDSGEYGFGRLANSLELGCDCLGHIHYFDVQLSDLQGNPRTIKNGICLHEEDAGLAWKHFDFRTERTETRRMRRLVISSITTVGNYEYGSYWYLYQDGNIEFEMKATGVINTAACIPGNPGKYATEVAPGVVGQIHQHLFSARLDMEVDGPANTVVECNTVAPPMGPENPYGNVFYVEETPLTTELAARRNADFDQQRYWKITNPDVRNWVGKPTAYKLLPTSVVKAYTHPEGPSGKRAGFIYNHLWVTPFSADERYPAGEFMNHSPGGEGLPDWTARNRPIENTDIVLWHSFGLHHLPRVEDHPVQPCVRCGFMLMPTGFFDRNPVIDLPPGKNEASRSNGKASCCSA is encoded by the coding sequence ATGGCTTTGCGACTCGAGGAAACCTTGGCGACCGCCGCGATGGCGTTGCCGGACCATCCGCTGGATCCGCTTTCGGCGGCGGAAATTTCGGCGGCAAGCGCATTGGTCCGCGCCCATTTCGAGCAGGACCCCAGCCTGCTGTTCGAGACGATTGATCTGGAGGAGCCGGCGAAGGAGGTCGTGCGCAGCCATGTCGCCGGGGCGCCGCTGCCGCGGGTCGCCCGCTTCAACGCTTATCGCAAGGGCGAGACCGGCGTCTTCAAGGGACTGGTCGACTTGGTCGCGGGTGTCGTCAGCAAGGTCGAGTTCCTGCCCGGCGTCCGGCCGATGATCTCGCCGGAAGAGTTCATGATGATCGAGGAGGCCGCCAAGGCGGATCCACGCTTCATCGCCGCCCTGGAGCGGCGGGGCCTCGGCGACAAGCTCGACCTGATCTGCGTCGATCCGTGGAGTGCCGGGAACTTCGGGGTGCCGGGCGAAGAAGGAAAGCGGCTCGCGCATACCTTCGTGTGGATGCGCATGTTCCCCCTCGACAACTACTACGCCCATCCCGTCGAGGGCATCAACGTCGTGGTCGACGTCGACAAGATGGTCGTCCTGCGCGTCGACGACTACTTCGCGGATGCCGAGCCCATCCCGGTGCCGGAGACGCCGGTCAACTACGACAGCGCCATCGTCACGAGCTACCAGCCGGCTGGCAAGCCGCTGGATGTCGTCCAGCCGGATGGCCCGAGCTTCGTCGTCGAGGGCAACAAGGTCAGCTGGCTTGGCTGGGACCTGCGCGTCGGCTTCAACGGCCGCGAGGGTTTGGTCCTGCACCAGATCGGCCACAGCAGGGACGGCCGGCGGCGCCCCATTGTCTACCGCGCATCGATTGCGGAAATGGTGGTGCCTTATGGGTCCAATGAGCGGGCCCACCATCGCAAGAACGTGTTCGACAGCGGTGAGTACGGGTTCGGCCGCCTGGCCAATTCCCTGGAACTCGGCTGTGACTGCCTGGGCCATATCCACTATTTTGATGTCCAGCTCTCGGACCTTCAGGGCAACCCGCGCACCATCAAGAACGGGATCTGCCTGCACGAGGAGGACGCGGGCCTTGCCTGGAAGCATTTCGACTTCCGTACCGAACGGACCGAGACCCGCCGGATGCGACGACTGGTGATTTCGTCGATCACGACGGTCGGCAACTACGAATACGGGTCCTACTGGTATCTCTACCAGGACGGGAACATCGAGTTCGAGATGAAGGCCACCGGGGTGATCAACACCGCTGCCTGCATTCCGGGCAATCCGGGCAAATATGCCACCGAAGTGGCACCTGGCGTCGTCGGCCAGATCCATCAGCACCTGTTCTCGGCGCGCCTGGACATGGAGGTCGACGGCCCCGCCAACACGGTGGTCGAGTGCAACACCGTGGCGCCGCCCATGGGGCCGGAGAACCCCTATGGCAACGTCTTCTACGTGGAGGAAACGCCGCTCACCACGGAACTCGCGGCGCGCCGCAACGCCGACTTCGACCAGCAGCGCTACTGGAAGATCACCAATCCGGACGTCCGCAACTGGGTCGGCAAGCCCACCGCCTACAAGCTGCTGCCGACCTCGGTGGTAAAGGCCTACACCCATCCGGAAGGGCCTTCGGGCAAGCGTGCCGGCTTCATCTACAACCATCTCTGGGTGACGCCGTTCTCGGCCGACGAACGCTATCCGGCGGGGGAGTTCATGAACCATTCCCCGGGCGGGGAGGGGCTGCCGGACTGGACGGCGCGCAACCGTCCGATCGAGAACACGGACATCGTTCTCTGGCACAGTTTTGGCTTGCACCATCTGCCGAGGGTCGAGGACCACCCGGTTCAGCCATGCGTGCGCTGTGGCTTCATGCTGATGCCGACCGGGTTCTTCGACCGCAATCCCGTCATCGACCTGCCGCCTGGCAAGAACGAGGCGAGCCGGTCGAATGGCAAGGCCAGCTGCTGTTCCGCATGA